Below is a genomic region from Thermoplasmata archaeon.
ACAGCGCCGCCCGACCTCGCGTACGCAGGTCTCCACGCCTCCCGGTGCGTCGAAGCGAAACGTCACCTGAGCGATCTTCACGCGTTGCGCGCCTCCGTATAGATCGCCTCGAGCCGGTCGGCGACGAGCCCCCAGCGGTACTGAGGAACGATGCGATCGCGCCCGTAGGTTCCCAGTGCCTCCGTGCCGGCGGGATCCGCCCATAGCCGTTCGATCGCCTCGCGCAATCGCCCCGGGTCCCCCGGCGGAACGAGGAGGCCCGCACGCCCGTCCTCCACGAACTCCGGGATCCCGCCGACGCGGGTCGCGATGACCGCCGTTCCCTGCCCCATCGCTTCGAGGAGCACGAGGCCGAACGCCTCGTACTCGCTGGGGAGGACGAAGAACCGAGCCTCGCGGAACGCGGCAGCGAGCAGTGCCTCGTCGGAGACCCATCCGAGCAGGCGCACCTGGCCTGCGATGCCGAGCTGACGGACGCGAGCCTGCAGGACCGCCTGCATGCCCCCGTCCGGTCCGATCAGCACGAGCGACGCGGTCGGCTCGCGGCGGGCGAGCGGGACGAACGCCTCGAGCAGCGCGCCCAGTCCTTTGTTCGATGCGAGGCGCCCCACGAAGAGCACGTACGGGCCCGAGATCCCGTAGCGGGCCCGGAACTGCGCACCGTCGGCCGGTGCGGGGAACGGGGTGTACCCTGGAGGTACGATCCGTACGGGAGGCAGCGAAATCGAGAGCCCGCGGAGGAGCCGCTCCTCTTCTTGGCTCTGGACGATCAGGCGCGCCGCGTCCGCGACGATCGGCGCGGCGAGTCGCCGATCGTAGAACCCGCGCAGGCGGTGTCGAAACCAGCCACCCTCGATCGAAGTGATCGGGTGGAAGTGAGCGGTCAGGATATACGGGGTCCCGGTCCGCCGGTGGTATCGATGGGCGACCGCGACCTGATGGGTGCCGTAGGTGTGGGCGTGCACGACGTCGACCGGGTCGGCTTCGAGGGCCCGCATCAGTCCTCGGAAGAAAGGATAGTGGAGTCCGCCCGGGAGCGACCATACGGGAAGCCTCTCGACCGTCCCGAACGCGGTCCGCTCCTGTCGGGGTACGCTCGCCGGAAGTCGCTCCCACGGATACTCTCGGTACAGATCGCTCGTTAGGACGCGCAGGGTGTGCCCGCGTGCGCCGAGTTCCGCGCTGATCTCGGCGACGTGCCGCTCAACGCCGCCCAGGCCCGGGGGATAGCGTGTGGACAGTTGCGCGAGCTTCACGTGCGAACTACGTGGCGGCCCGGGGAGAGAGCAACCGCTGGGCGTACTTCTTGTAGACCTCGGTAGCGCGCGCGACGGATTCGATCTTGACGTACTCGTTCGCCTGGTGGGAGAGTTCCTCCTCGCCGGCGCCGTAGATGACCACGCGCGGATTGACCTGCGTGTAATGGACGGCTTCGGACGCATGTACGAGGACGGTCGTCTCCCCACCGGAGACCTCCCTAAGGAGTCGAACGTGGGGAGCGTTCGGATCGATCTGGATCGACGGAAGAGAGACGAGCCGGCGCAGCGTGAACGGGGTCTTGATCCGCCGCAGATGCTCCTCGATCTCGCGGTAGAGCTGATCGGGGGAGTACGGTGGCGGGAAGCGGATATCGACCTCGGCGGTCGCCTTGTTCGGCACCACGTTGAGCCGGTTCCCTCCGTGGAACGTCCCGAGGTTCATCGTCACGGTCCCGAGCTCCGGGTGCGCGATCCGGCCCTTGAACGACTCCAGCCCCCGAACGATCCGCATCATCTTGGAGATGGCGTTCTCCCCGAGATGAGGCATCGCGCCGTGCGCGGCCTTCCCCCGCGTCTCGATCGCGATATCGAGGACTCCTTTCTCCGCGTGGGCCACCCGCAGTCCGGTCGGCTCCCCGACGACGATCGCCTTCGCTCGGCGCATCGGCAACGTCTTGGAAAGCGCCGCCGCCCCTTGCATCGTCGTCTCCTCGTCGGTGGTGAACGCGAGCACCACCGGCACCTTCCTCAGCACGAGGT
It encodes:
- a CDS encoding glycosyltransferase family 4 protein, coding for MKLAQLSTRYPPGLGGVERHVAEISAELGARGHTLRVLTSDLYREYPWERLPASVPRQERTAFGTVERLPVWSLPGGLHYPFFRGLMRALEADPVDVVHAHTYGTHQVAVAHRYHRRTGTPYILTAHFHPITSIEGGWFRHRLRGFYDRRLAAPIVADAARLIVQSQEEERLLRGLSISLPPVRIVPPGYTPFPAPADGAQFRARYGISGPYVLFVGRLASNKGLGALLEAFVPLARREPTASLVLIGPDGGMQAVLQARVRQLGIAGQVRLLGWVSDEALLAAAFREARFFVLPSEYEAFGLVLLEAMGQGTAVIATRVGGIPEFVEDGRAGLLVPPGDPGRLREAIERLWADPAGTEALGTYGRDRIVPQYRWGLVADRLEAIYTEARNA
- a CDS encoding M20 family metallopeptidase — its product is MKRQMVDMLAELVKIPSDPFSDKQEVLDYVQSFTDQIHMRNTLFGDAQSPALLAEYGQGGLVLSGHLDTPPIGDYWSFSQSQVASGRLYGRGAADMKGTVVAMLQAAADLVLRKVPVVLAFTTDEETTMQGAAALSKTLPMRRAKAIVVGEPTGLRVAHAEKGVLDIAIETRGKAAHGAMPHLGENAISKMMRIVRGLESFKGRIAHPELGTVTMNLGTFHGGNRLNVVPNKATAEVDIRFPPPYSPDQLYREIEEHLRRIKTPFTLRRLVSLPSIQIDPNAPHVRLLREVSGGETTVLVHASEAVHYTQVNPRVVIYGAGEEELSHQANEYVKIESVARATEVYKKYAQRLLSPRAAT